One part of the Anomaloglossus baeobatrachus isolate aAnoBae1 chromosome 5 unlocalized genomic scaffold, aAnoBae1.hap1 SUPER_5_unloc_11, whole genome shotgun sequence genome encodes these proteins:
- the LOC142258801 gene encoding uncharacterized protein LOC142258801 isoform X2 yields MEEWEYLEGHKDLYKDVMMEVPQPLTSPALSSRRTTPERCPRPLLPQDCKQEDPDVPQDVCPPALSNDCIGSSDGPLISSEFITNDESITHDTYEEHAVVPDIPPVLPRKALSSALFIQVHNYDLSQNCKQNKSYRKDVEHETAPTREKPFSCPNCGKCFTRKSYLVNHQRYHTGEKPFSCSECGKCFIQKSHLVVHKKNHTGVKPFSCLECGKCFSRKSNLVDHGKRHTGEKLFSCSQCGKCFIRKSELVEHQRSHTGEKPFSCSECGKCFIRNQELVLHQRFHKGEKPFSCSECGKCFIQKSELVRHHKNHTGEKPFSCSECGKCFIQKSALVRHQRSHTGEKPFSCPECSKCFIRKSYLVYHQKNHTK; encoded by the exons atggaggagtgggagtatttagaaggacacaaagatctgtacaaggacgtcatgatggaggttccccagcccctcacatcaccag ctctatccagtaggaggacaacaccagagagatgtccccgtcctcttctcccacaggactgtaaacaagaagaccccgatgttcctcaggatgtgtgtcctccagctctatcca atgactgtattgggagttcagatggacctctaatatcttcagaatttataacaaatgatgaaagtatcacacatgacacatatgaagagcatgctgttgtcccagatatacctccagttcttcctcggaaagctttatcatctgcTCTTTTCATTCAAGTACATAAttacgatttatcacagaattgtaaacaaaataaaagttacagaaaggatgtggaacatgaaacggctcctacaagggagaaaccattttcatgtccaaactgtgggaaatgttttaccaggaaatcatatcttgttaaccatcaaagatatcatacaggggagaagccattttcatgttcagagtgtgggaaatgttttattcagaaatcacatcttgttgtgcataagaaaaatcacacaggggtgaagccattttcatgcttggaatgtggtaaatgttttagtaggaaatcaaatcttgttgaccatggaaaacgtcacaccggggagaagctattttcatgttcacaatgtgggaaatgttttattcgaaaatcagaacttgttgagcatcaaagatctcacacaggggagaagccattttcatgttcagagtgtgggaaatgttttattcggaatcaagaacttgttttgcatcaaagatttcacaaaggggaaaagccattttcatgttcagaatgtgggaaatgttttattcagaaatcagagcttgttagacatcataaaaatcacacaggggagaagccattttcatgttcagaatgtgggaaatgttttattcagaaatcagctctggttaggcatcaaagatctcacacaggggagaagccattttcctgcCCAGAATGTAGTAAATGTTTCATTAGGAAGTCAtatcttgtttaccatcaaaaaaatcacacaaaataa
- the LOC142258801 gene encoding uncharacterized protein LOC142258801 isoform X1: MEEWEYLEGHKDLYKDVMMEVPQPLTSPALSSRRTTPERCPRPLLPQDCKQEDPDVPQDVCPPALSTDDCIGSSDGPLISSEFITNDESITHDTYEEHAVVPDIPPVLPRKALSSALFIQVHNYDLSQNCKQNKSYRKDVEHETAPTREKPFSCPNCGKCFTRKSYLVNHQRYHTGEKPFSCSECGKCFIQKSHLVVHKKNHTGVKPFSCLECGKCFSRKSNLVDHGKRHTGEKLFSCSQCGKCFIRKSELVEHQRSHTGEKPFSCSECGKCFIRNQELVLHQRFHKGEKPFSCSECGKCFIQKSELVRHHKNHTGEKPFSCSECGKCFIQKSALVRHQRSHTGEKPFSCPECSKCFIRKSYLVYHQKNHTK, encoded by the exons atggaggagtgggagtatttagaaggacacaaagatctgtacaaggacgtcatgatggaggttccccagcccctcacatcaccag ctctatccagtaggaggacaacaccagagagatgtccccgtcctcttctcccacaggactgtaaacaagaagaccccgatgttcctcaggatgtgtgtcctccagctctatcca cagatgactgtattgggagttcagatggacctctaatatcttcagaatttataacaaatgatgaaagtatcacacatgacacatatgaagagcatgctgttgtcccagatatacctccagttcttcctcggaaagctttatcatctgcTCTTTTCATTCAAGTACATAAttacgatttatcacagaattgtaaacaaaataaaagttacagaaaggatgtggaacatgaaacggctcctacaagggagaaaccattttcatgtccaaactgtgggaaatgttttaccaggaaatcatatcttgttaaccatcaaagatatcatacaggggagaagccattttcatgttcagagtgtgggaaatgttttattcagaaatcacatcttgttgtgcataagaaaaatcacacaggggtgaagccattttcatgcttggaatgtggtaaatgttttagtaggaaatcaaatcttgttgaccatggaaaacgtcacaccggggagaagctattttcatgttcacaatgtgggaaatgttttattcgaaaatcagaacttgttgagcatcaaagatctcacacaggggagaagccattttcatgttcagagtgtgggaaatgttttattcggaatcaagaacttgttttgcatcaaagatttcacaaaggggaaaagccattttcatgttcagaatgtgggaaatgttttattcagaaatcagagcttgttagacatcataaaaatcacacaggggagaagccattttcatgttcagaatgtgggaaatgttttattcagaaatcagctctggttaggcatcaaagatctcacacaggggagaagccattttcctgcCCAGAATGTAGTAAATGTTTCATTAGGAAGTCAtatcttgtttaccatcaaaaaaatcacacaaaataa